A portion of the Magnetovibrio sp. genome contains these proteins:
- the dsrA gene encoding dissimilatory-type sulfite reductase subunit alpha, giving the protein MATNKPDTPLLDQLEGGPWPSFVTGLKRLADDEGKAYAPIMKSLLGQLEHSYETRKGYWKGGTVGVRGYGAGVIPRFSEVAGKYKESAEFHTLRIMPPAGMHYDTGTLRKMCDIWEKYGSGLIAFHGQSGDIMFQGISTDNVQPAFDELNEMGFDLGGAGAGVRTSMSCVGAARCEQSCYDEGKAMRMVINNMLDDMHRPSLPYKFKAKFSGCANDCVNATHRSDFAVLGTWADDIKVDQEKIKEKVAELGRKAFNDQVVNMCPTRALSLNDDDTLDIDNESCVKCMHCINVCTKALSPGDEKGVSVLIGGKRTLKIGDLMGTMVVPFHKMEDEDDYEWLVELSENVLDFFAENALEHERTGEMIERIGLVNFLEGIGVEVDPNMVSHPRTSSYVRMDGWDEEVEKWNARKGAAAAE; this is encoded by the coding sequence ATGGCGACCAATAAACCTGATACTCCTCTTCTTGATCAACTCGAAGGCGGCCCGTGGCCGAGCTTCGTCACCGGCCTGAAGCGCTTGGCTGACGACGAAGGCAAAGCCTATGCCCCGATCATGAAGAGCCTGCTCGGCCAGCTCGAGCACTCCTACGAAACCCGCAAGGGCTACTGGAAAGGCGGCACCGTTGGTGTGCGCGGCTATGGCGCTGGCGTGATCCCCCGCTTCTCGGAAGTTGCCGGTAAGTACAAGGAAAGCGCAGAGTTCCACACGCTCCGCATCATGCCCCCCGCCGGTATGCACTACGACACCGGCACGTTGCGCAAAATGTGCGACATCTGGGAAAAGTATGGCTCCGGCTTGATCGCTTTCCACGGCCAGTCCGGCGACATCATGTTCCAAGGCATCAGCACCGACAACGTGCAGCCCGCTTTTGACGAGCTCAACGAAATGGGCTTCGACCTCGGTGGCGCTGGCGCTGGCGTGCGTACCTCCATGAGCTGCGTGGGTGCTGCCCGTTGCGAACAGTCCTGCTACGACGAAGGCAAGGCGATGCGCATGGTCATCAACAACATGCTCGATGACATGCACCGCCCGTCCCTGCCGTACAAGTTCAAAGCCAAGTTCTCCGGCTGCGCCAACGACTGCGTGAACGCCACGCACCGTTCGGACTTCGCGGTTCTGGGCACCTGGGCCGACGACATCAAAGTCGATCAGGAAAAGATCAAGGAAAAGGTTGCGGAATTGGGCCGCAAGGCGTTCAACGACCAAGTCGTGAACATGTGCCCGACCCGTGCGCTGTCGCTCAACGACGACGACACCTTGGACATCGACAACGAAAGCTGCGTGAAGTGCATGCACTGCATCAACGTTTGCACCAAAGCCCTGTCGCCCGGCGACGAAAAGGGTGTCAGCGTCCTGATCGGTGGTAAGCGTACGCTCAAGATCGGTGACCTGATGGGCACCATGGTCGTTCCGTTCCACAAAATGGAAGACGAAGACGATTACGAATGGCTCGTCGAGCTGTCCGAAAACGTTCTCGACTTCTTCGCTGAAAACGCTCTGGAACACGAGCGCACCGGCGAAATGATCGAGCGCATCGGCCTCGTCAACTTCCTCGAAGGCATTGGTGTCGAGGTTGACCCGA
- a CDS encoding TauD/TfdA family dioxygenase, with amino-acid sequence MNDRFLEPGQHDEFVREAVSLTPEAGADGPFSLKNSVEYARWRDAKLAGMPTRADELVVELKDTANPTEAEREAIRDRIRRTGMAIYVGPARDGVEDSKDQVRALGRHFGLEHIDHNPYADEDAITPLHVAAGNERLEAGRKMYIPYTSRPINWHTDGYYNTPARRIRGMVLHCVRQAGMRGGENALFDPEMAYLLMRERDPDMVAAFCAADAMTIPGNDMDDEVSRGDVTGPVFSLNKADGTLYMRYTARKRNIDWAPDAATQKAVAFMEEILSDGGPGEPYIYRHRMAPGQGLICNNVLHTRTAFEDGEGEAGDESGHRMMLRARYLERVAGTASQL; translated from the coding sequence ATGAACGATAGATTTTTAGAGCCCGGCCAGCACGACGAATTCGTCCGCGAAGCCGTTTCCCTGACCCCCGAAGCGGGGGCGGATGGGCCTTTTTCTTTGAAAAACAGTGTAGAATACGCCCGGTGGCGCGACGCTAAGCTTGCCGGCATGCCGACCCGCGCCGACGAATTGGTGGTCGAACTGAAGGACACCGCGAATCCAACGGAAGCCGAACGCGAGGCGATTCGCGACCGAATCCGCCGCACCGGGATGGCGATCTATGTCGGCCCGGCGCGCGATGGCGTCGAAGACTCCAAAGATCAGGTGCGCGCGCTCGGCCGTCATTTCGGGTTGGAGCACATCGATCACAACCCCTACGCCGATGAAGACGCCATCACCCCGTTGCACGTCGCGGCGGGGAACGAACGTTTGGAAGCTGGGCGCAAGATGTACATTCCCTACACCAGCCGCCCGATCAACTGGCACACCGACGGCTATTACAACACCCCCGCGCGGCGCATTCGCGGCATGGTGCTGCATTGTGTGCGCCAAGCGGGCATGCGGGGCGGGGAAAACGCCTTGTTTGATCCGGAAATGGCCTATTTGCTGATGCGCGAACGCGACCCCGACATGGTCGCGGCGTTTTGCGCCGCCGACGCCATGACCATCCCCGGCAACGATATGGACGACGAGGTTTCGCGCGGCGACGTGACGGGGCCGGTGTTTTCGCTCAACAAAGCCGACGGCACCTTGTACATGCGCTACACCGCGCGCAAGCGCAACATCGACTGGGCGCCGGACGCGGCAACGCAAAAGGCGGTGGCGTTCATGGAAGAAATTTTATCGGACGGCGGCCCCGGCGAGCCCTATATCTATCGTCACCGCATGGCCCCGGGCCAAGGCCTGATCTGCAACAACGTCCTGCACACCCGCACCGCGTTCGAAGACGGCGAGGGCGAAGCCGGGGATGAATCGGGGCACCGCATGATGCTGCGCGCGCGTTACTTAGAGCGCGTCGCAGGCACCGCATCACAGCTTTAA
- a CDS encoding DUF6967 family protein: protein MSTKESSREIEVINAPWHKEVTISESTYEGGFKMFHVRIKEGKRFTDLELDAETAAHIADLMGTWAKDNMPG from the coding sequence ATGAGCACCAAAGAATCCAGCCGCGAAATCGAAGTCATCAACGCACCGTGGCACAAGGAAGTGACGATTTCGGAATCGACCTACGAAGGCGGCTTCAAGATGTTCCATGTGCGCATCAAGGAAGGCAAACGCTTCACCGACCTCGAACTCGACGCCGAAACCGCCGCCCACATCGCGGATTTGATGGGCACCTGGGCGAAGGACAACATGCCGGGGTGA
- a CDS encoding COX15/CtaA family protein, with amino-acid sequence MTNTTIPASARLDQKRANWMAGWLLSVAGMVFIMVILGGLTRLTHSGLSMVEWKLFTGWIPPFNDADWADLFYKYTHFPEFHKVNPDMTLEGFKGIFWLEYVHRVWGRLMGFAFFLPFAAFLIMRWVRVSDALFWKFLGLFILGGSQGVMGWYMVMSGLVDRPDVSQYRLVAHFALALLIIAALLWVAMGLLKREPYDNHHQDPENLGKWAFWLFALIALTALSGGFVAGTDAGFAYNTFPLMDGELVPGGLFDHQPAWRAPFEDITTVQFNHRTLAELTVVLIIVFWVKSVDKHLAPRTRRAIQLFGLMALVQVGLGISTLLLVVPVALASLHQVGAVVLFSLALWCIHELRAPRGDARSF; translated from the coding sequence GTGACCAACACGACCATACCGGCCAGTGCTCGACTGGACCAAAAGCGCGCCAATTGGATGGCGGGGTGGCTTTTGAGCGTCGCGGGCATGGTGTTCATCATGGTGATCTTGGGCGGGTTGACGCGCCTGACCCATTCCGGCCTGTCGATGGTCGAGTGGAAGCTGTTCACCGGCTGGATCCCGCCGTTCAACGACGCCGACTGGGCGGACCTGTTTTACAAATACACCCATTTCCCCGAATTCCATAAGGTCAACCCGGACATGACCTTGGAAGGCTTCAAGGGCATTTTCTGGCTGGAATACGTCCACCGCGTCTGGGGGCGGTTGATGGGCTTTGCGTTCTTCTTGCCGTTCGCGGCCTTTTTGATCATGCGCTGGGTGCGCGTTTCCGACGCCTTGTTTTGGAAGTTTCTCGGCCTGTTCATTCTCGGCGGCAGCCAAGGCGTGATGGGCTGGTACATGGTCATGAGCGGCCTGGTCGACCGGCCCGACGTCAGCCAGTACCGTTTGGTCGCACACTTCGCCTTGGCGCTGCTGATCATCGCGGCGTTGCTGTGGGTGGCGATGGGGCTGCTCAAGCGCGAACCGTACGACAACCACCACCAAGACCCCGAAAACCTGGGCAAGTGGGCGTTTTGGCTGTTCGCGTTGATCGCCCTGACGGCGTTGTCCGGCGGATTCGTCGCGGGCACCGACGCGGGCTTCGCCTACAACACCTTTCCGCTGATGGACGGCGAACTGGTGCCGGGCGGCCTGTTCGATCACCAGCCGGCGTGGCGCGCGCCGTTCGAAGACATCACCACGGTGCAGTTCAATCATCGCACCTTGGCTGAGCTGACGGTGGTGCTGATCATCGTGTTTTGGGTCAAGTCGGTGGACAAGCACCTGGCCCCGCGCACGCGGCGTGCGATCCAGCTGTTCGGCCTTATGGCGCTGGTGCAAGTCGGCCTGGGCATTTCGACGTTGTTGCTGGTGGTGCCGGTGGCGTTGGCGAGCCTGCACCAAGTGGGCGCGGTGGTGTTGTTTTCCCTGGCGCTGTGGTGCATACACGAACTGCGCGCCCCCCGGGGGGATGCGCGCAGCTTTTAA
- a CDS encoding methyl-accepting chemotaxis protein has protein sequence MGLLFFSAYSIYQKHLVFSEMEALQGLANVAPDISGVVHELQKERGTSAVYIGSKGAKFAKELPTQHTATNAAIETMDMALKSFDARAFGATLTTKLETAQKALSELNAKRTGVTGFDLTVPQMASYYTGTIAKLLSIVEEMAVISTNAQVTKTITAYTSFLQAKERAGQERAMGGAGFGAAKFAPPVYRRMTELIAEQKVLLFTFNIYASETQRAALKNIVQGKEVDEVERMRKIAIDSLYSGTTEGVEGPYWFGTITKKIDKLKEVEDVISDELKGQAETIKGAASTSFYLFLAATAVLLLITAGLVYVIVTGITRPVVGLTATMRTLADGDTSVHVSGTHRGDEIGSMSQAVEVFKENMIKNQHMAAEQEKENAAKEQKRIAMENMASRFETDVTGVLREVSSASSTLQGTAESMAATAEETSKQSTVVAAAAEEASTNVQTVASAAEELSSSISEISRQVSQSTQVAGAAVHEVEGANEKVQGLAEAANKIGEVVALITDIADQTNLLALNATIEAARAGEAGKGFAVVASEVKNLANQTAKATEEISNQIGGIQGATQDAVQAIKSIGGTIGQMSEIASAIAAAVEEQGAATQEIARNVEQAAAGTGEVTSNISGVNEAANETGQAAEMVLSAVTTLTAESDKLSHQVQDFLTGLKKI, from the coding sequence GTGGGCTTACTTTTCTTTTCCGCTTATTCGATTTATCAAAAACATCTGGTTTTTTCCGAGATGGAAGCGCTCCAGGGACTCGCTAATGTCGCCCCCGACATCAGCGGCGTGGTCCATGAACTGCAAAAAGAGCGGGGCACTTCGGCTGTTTACATCGGCTCCAAAGGTGCAAAATTCGCCAAGGAACTCCCCACCCAACATACCGCTACCAACGCCGCCATCGAAACGATGGACATGGCATTGAAAAGTTTCGACGCACGGGCCTTCGGCGCGACACTGACCACCAAGCTCGAGACCGCGCAAAAAGCCCTGTCCGAGCTGAACGCCAAACGCACCGGTGTGACGGGTTTCGATCTCACCGTTCCGCAGATGGCCTCGTACTATACCGGCACCATCGCCAAGTTGTTGTCCATCGTCGAGGAAATGGCGGTCATCAGCACCAACGCCCAAGTGACCAAAACCATCACCGCCTACACCAGCTTTTTGCAAGCCAAAGAGCGCGCGGGTCAGGAACGCGCCATGGGTGGCGCGGGCTTCGGCGCGGCTAAGTTCGCCCCGCCCGTCTACCGCCGCATGACCGAACTGATCGCGGAACAGAAGGTGTTGTTGTTCACGTTCAACATCTACGCCAGCGAAACCCAGCGCGCCGCCTTGAAAAACATCGTTCAAGGCAAGGAGGTCGATGAAGTCGAACGGATGCGCAAGATCGCCATCGACAGTCTCTACAGCGGCACCACCGAAGGCGTCGAAGGTCCCTACTGGTTCGGCACCATCACCAAGAAAATCGACAAGCTGAAAGAAGTCGAAGACGTCATTTCGGACGAATTGAAAGGCCAAGCCGAAACCATCAAAGGCGCAGCATCGACCTCGTTCTATCTGTTCCTGGCCGCCACCGCCGTGCTGTTGTTGATCACGGCCGGATTGGTTTACGTCATCGTCACCGGCATCACCCGCCCGGTTGTCGGCTTGACCGCCACCATGCGCACCTTGGCCGACGGCGACACTTCGGTTCACGTATCCGGCACCCATCGCGGCGACGAAATCGGTTCCATGAGCCAAGCCGTCGAAGTGTTCAAAGAGAACATGATCAAAAACCAACACATGGCCGCCGAGCAGGAAAAAGAAAACGCCGCCAAAGAACAAAAACGCATCGCCATGGAAAACATGGCGAGCAGGTTCGAAACCGATGTCACCGGCGTTCTGCGCGAGGTGTCCAGCGCGTCGAGCACCTTGCAAGGCACAGCCGAAAGCATGGCCGCCACGGCGGAAGAAACCTCCAAGCAGTCCACCGTGGTCGCGGCGGCGGCGGAAGAAGCCTCCACCAACGTACAAACCGTGGCCTCGGCGGCAGAAGAGCTGTCGAGTTCGATTTCCGAGATTTCGCGTCAGGTGTCCCAATCCACCCAGGTTGCGGGCGCGGCCGTGCACGAGGTCGAAGGCGCCAACGAAAAGGTCCAAGGCCTGGCTGAAGCCGCCAACAAGATCGGCGAAGTGGTGGCGTTGATCACCGACATCGCCGACCAGACCAACCTGCTGGCGCTCAACGCCACCATCGAAGCGGCGCGCGCCGGCGAAGCGGGAAAAGGCTTCGCCGTGGTGGCGTCCGAGGTCAAGAACCTCGCCAACCAGACCGCCAAGGCGACCGAGGAAATCTCCAACCAGATCGGCGGCATCCAAGGTGCGACCCAGGACGCGGTGCAGGCCATCAAATCCATCGGCGGCACCATCGGCCAAATGAGCGAGATCGCCTCGGCCATCGCCGCGGCGGTCGAAGAACAAGGCGCGGCGACCCAGGAAATCGCCCGCAACGTCGAACAAGCGGCGGCGGGCACCGGCGAGGTGACGTCCAACATCTCAGGCGTCAACGAAGCCGCCAACGAAACCGGCCAAGCGGCGGAAATGGTGCTCAGCGCGGTGACCACGCTGACCGCCGAATCCGACAAGCTCAGCCATCAGGTGCAGGACTTCCTGACCGGCTTGAAGAAGATATAA
- a CDS encoding exopolyphosphatase — protein MSDHKKFRLVTRSDFDGLVCAVLLKEMDLIEDIKFVHPKDMQDGTILISEDDITTNLPYVPGVHIAFDHHASEMIRLDDIPPNHVIDPEAPSAARVVYDYYGGHVEFKNISTDMMEAVDKADSAQFNEQEILNPDGWVLLNFIMDSRTGLGRFKDFRISNYQLMMELIDYCRDHSIDEILDLPDVRERVELYMDHAARARDQIERCTTVHGNLAVLDLRSEDTIYATNRFMIYAMYPDTNISIHAIWGLNKLNTVFAVGKSVLNRSSKTDIGSLMLEYGGGGHLNAGTCQIDNDDSERVQAELIARITADG, from the coding sequence ATGAGCGACCATAAAAAATTTCGACTGGTAACGCGTAGCGACTTTGACGGTCTTGTGTGCGCGGTGCTGCTCAAGGAAATGGATTTGATCGAAGACATCAAGTTCGTTCACCCCAAGGACATGCAGGATGGAACCATCCTGATTTCCGAAGACGATATCACCACCAATCTGCCGTATGTGCCGGGCGTTCATATCGCGTTCGATCACCACGCCAGCGAGATGATTCGTCTCGACGACATTCCGCCCAACCACGTCATCGATCCCGAAGCCCCGTCCGCGGCGCGGGTGGTGTATGACTATTACGGCGGCCATGTTGAGTTTAAAAACATCTCCACCGATATGATGGAAGCCGTGGACAAAGCCGATAGCGCTCAGTTCAACGAACAGGAAATTCTCAATCCCGACGGTTGGGTGTTGCTCAACTTCATCATGGATTCGCGCACCGGTCTGGGGCGCTTCAAAGATTTCCGCATTTCCAACTATCAGTTGATGATGGAATTGATCGATTATTGCCGCGATCACAGCATCGATGAGATCTTGGACCTGCCCGATGTCCGGGAACGCGTCGAGTTGTACATGGACCACGCCGCCCGGGCTCGTGACCAGATTGAACGCTGCACCACGGTGCATGGCAATTTGGCGGTGTTGGACCTGCGTTCCGAGGACACCATCTACGCCACCAACCGCTTCATGATTTACGCGATGTATCCCGATACCAATATTTCGATTCATGCGATCTGGGGTCTGAACAAGCTCAATACCGTGTTCGCGGTGGGCAAATCGGTGCTCAATCGCAGTTCGAAGACGGACATCGGTTCGTTGATGCTGGAATATGGCGGCGGTGGTCATTTGAACGCAGGCACGTGCCAGATCGACAACGATGACTCAGAACGCGTGCAGGCTGAACTGATTGCCCGCATAACCGCCGACGGATGA
- a CDS encoding S41 family peptidase: MNRFSQLMAFVLGGAMAFGLLQTLSACSDGRVAIDQVVRVFGSMTPADPEGEKELVRFYETYDLYSNNPGNLRQRDHFRDAFRQVRANYVVETDSVQLIDAAIQGVKDLNAEPASLEPRAVVEAGLDAMIATLDPHSSYLNPDELRDTQVITRGEFGGLGLEVTMEKGLVKVVSPIEDTPAYRAGIIAGDRISHIEGEPIGGKTLSQSVKLMRGRPGEPIVLTIMRDGEAPFDVRIVRAVIEVRSVRWHMEDDIAYVRIASFNEKVEPKLKQAFQELHAQAGPNFKGVVLDLRNNPGGLLFQSLFVSDSFLDRGKIVSVRERDRRRDRVFMAKPGDLSNGAAVVVLINEGSASASEIVAGALRDQGRAVVMGRRSFGKGSVQTIQPLPLEGALRLTTARYYSPSGHTIQARGVGPDIVLSRPLPANAEEAQTYKREADLPGALNGDSLAEKPARATLDRETCPTAGPDGEDRELGCALAYLHAGTTEAFLATIAHEVSATPRL, encoded by the coding sequence ATGAACCGCTTTAGTCAATTGATGGCCTTCGTTTTGGGCGGGGCCATGGCTTTTGGTCTGTTGCAGACACTCAGCGCCTGTTCGGATGGCCGTGTCGCCATAGATCAGGTCGTTCGTGTGTTCGGCTCGATGACGCCTGCCGACCCGGAAGGCGAAAAAGAGTTGGTGCGTTTCTACGAAACGTACGACCTGTATTCGAACAATCCTGGAAATTTGCGCCAGCGCGATCATTTTCGCGATGCCTTTCGCCAAGTGCGCGCCAATTATGTGGTTGAAACCGACAGCGTCCAATTGATCGATGCCGCAATCCAGGGCGTTAAGGACCTGAATGCCGAGCCGGCCAGTTTGGAACCGCGCGCGGTGGTCGAGGCGGGGTTGGACGCGATGATCGCCACTCTTGATCCGCATTCCAGCTACCTAAATCCCGACGAGTTACGCGACACCCAAGTCATTACCCGGGGCGAATTCGGTGGTTTGGGACTTGAGGTGACGATGGAGAAGGGACTGGTCAAGGTGGTTTCGCCCATCGAGGATACCCCCGCGTACCGCGCGGGCATCATCGCTGGCGACCGTATTTCGCACATTGAAGGTGAGCCGATTGGTGGGAAAACCCTGTCCCAATCGGTCAAATTGATGCGCGGACGCCCGGGCGAACCGATCGTGTTGACCATCATGCGCGATGGAGAGGCCCCGTTCGACGTGCGCATCGTGCGTGCGGTGATTGAGGTGCGCTCCGTGCGTTGGCATATGGAAGACGATATCGCGTACGTACGCATCGCCAGTTTCAACGAAAAGGTCGAACCCAAGCTGAAACAGGCTTTTCAGGAATTGCACGCCCAAGCCGGTCCCAACTTCAAGGGCGTGGTGTTGGACCTGCGAAACAACCCAGGCGGTTTGTTGTTCCAGTCCTTATTCGTGTCGGACAGCTTTTTGGATCGCGGCAAAATCGTCTCGGTGCGCGAGCGCGACAGGAGACGGGATCGGGTGTTTATGGCCAAGCCCGGCGATTTGAGCAATGGTGCGGCGGTGGTCGTGTTGATCAACGAAGGCTCCGCCTCGGCGTCCGAAATCGTTGCCGGTGCGTTGCGCGACCAAGGCCGCGCGGTGGTGATGGGGCGGCGTTCGTTTGGCAAGGGCTCGGTGCAGACGATCCAGCCGTTACCGCTTGAAGGCGCGTTGCGGCTCACAACGGCTCGGTATTACTCTCCGTCCGGGCACACCATTCAGGCCCGCGGCGTCGGACCCGATATCGTGTTGAGTCGCCCGTTGCCCGCCAATGCGGAAGAAGCGCAAACTTACAAACGCGAAGCCGATTTGCCGGGGGCGCTGAACGGCGATTCTCTTGCCGAAAAACCTGCTCGCGCGACGCTGGACCGTGAAACGTGCCCGACGGCGGGACCTGATGGCGAAGATCGAGAGCTAGGATGTGCATTGGCCTATCTGCATGCTGGCACGACCGAGGCCTTTCTTGCCACCATCGCGCACGAAGTTTCCGCGACGCCAAGGCTATAA